A portion of the Pseudomonas sp. PSE14 genome contains these proteins:
- a CDS encoding APC family permease, with protein MSASPAPQSALKPSLGVLDVVAITVSAVTPASSVFVIAPFAIQQAGSGAFLAFVIAGFLALMFAWCYAELGRAHSSAGGEYVYAKRVFGGLAGYATFLTVLVSLLFIPPVLATGAATYLNSALGTNFDTQTVALAIVAASYVLGILNIRVNAWITGVFLLCEVAALLVIVVLGFGHVSQPVSVLLQPQHIDGGVLAAAPWALVIGAVGTALFSYNGFGGAVLLAEDMKCGGRNVHRAVIWSLALVVGIEIVPLIALLLGAPSLQEMIASPDPVGYLLTAHGNETLSRLVSAGIFLSVFNAIVAIVIQVGRVIFSSGRDELWTPLMNRAFTRIHPRWESPWLATLFLGIPSAALSFSSNLEELTSFTVLLLVMVYLVVALCALFSRVLRRDREHPYHMPLWPLPAMLAVIGSGYLLLNLLLDASSRDVMIIVGILAVSVILYGTYGKLSPAFQKL; from the coding sequence ATGAGCGCTTCCCCTGCGCCACAGAGCGCGCTCAAGCCCAGCCTGGGCGTGCTCGATGTAGTCGCCATCACCGTCTCGGCGGTCACCCCCGCCAGCTCCGTCTTTGTCATCGCGCCCTTCGCCATCCAGCAGGCCGGCAGCGGTGCCTTCCTGGCCTTCGTCATCGCCGGCTTCCTGGCCCTGATGTTCGCCTGGTGCTATGCCGAACTGGGCCGCGCCCACAGTTCCGCCGGCGGCGAGTACGTCTACGCCAAGCGCGTGTTCGGCGGCCTCGCCGGCTACGCCACCTTCCTCACCGTGCTGGTCTCGCTGCTGTTCATCCCGCCGGTACTGGCCACCGGCGCCGCGACCTACCTCAACAGCGCACTGGGTACGAACTTCGACACCCAGACCGTGGCCCTGGCGATCGTTGCCGCCAGCTATGTGCTGGGCATTCTCAACATCCGCGTCAACGCCTGGATCACCGGTGTCTTCCTGCTCTGCGAAGTGGCTGCGCTGCTGGTGATCGTGGTGCTGGGCTTCGGCCACGTCAGCCAGCCGGTGAGTGTGCTGCTGCAGCCGCAGCACATCGATGGCGGCGTGCTGGCCGCCGCACCCTGGGCGTTGGTGATCGGCGCCGTGGGTACGGCACTGTTCTCCTACAACGGTTTCGGCGGCGCGGTGCTGCTGGCCGAGGACATGAAGTGCGGCGGGCGCAACGTGCACCGCGCGGTGATCTGGTCGCTGGCGCTGGTGGTGGGCATCGAGATCGTGCCGCTGATCGCCCTGCTGCTGGGTGCACCCTCGCTGCAGGAGATGATCGCCAGCCCCGACCCGGTCGGTTACCTGCTCACTGCCCACGGCAACGAAACGCTGTCGCGGCTGGTCAGCGCCGGCATCTTCCTCTCGGTATTCAACGCCATCGTCGCCATCGTCATTCAGGTCGGCCGGGTGATCTTCAGCAGCGGTCGCGACGAGCTGTGGACGCCGCTGATGAACCGCGCCTTCACCCGCATCCATCCGCGCTGGGAATCGCCCTGGCTGGCCACACTGTTCCTCGGCATCCCATCGGCAGCCCTGAGCTTCAGTTCGAACCTGGAGGAGCTGACCTCCTTCACCGTGCTGCTGCTGGTCATGGTCTACCTGGTGGTGGCGCTCTGCGCGCTGTTCAGCCGCGTGCTGCGCCGCGACCGCGAACACCCTTACCACATGCCGCTGTGGCCGCTGCCGGCGATGCTGGCGGTGATCGGCTCCGGCTACCTGTTGCTCAACCTGCTACTGGACGCTTCCTCGCGGGACGTCATGATCATTGTCGGGATACTGGCCGTGTCGGTGATTCTCTACGGCACCTACGGCAAGCTCAGCCCGGCCTTCCAGAAGCTGTAA
- the pyk gene encoding pyruvate kinase gives MTPDKKVKILATLGPAIKSRDDIRALVEAGANLFRLNFSHGEYSDHAQRFAWVREVEAELDYPIGILMDLQGPKLRVGRFANGAVQLEKGQSFTLDLSDVPGDEKRVNLPHPEIIQALEPGMSLLLDDGKIRLQVVNAHADAIETRVMNSGELSDRKGVNVPEAVLKLSPLTAKDRRDLDFGLELGVDWVALSFVQRPEDIEEARALIGDKAFLMAKIEKPSAVQSIEAIARLSDAIMVARGDLGVEMPAESVPGIQKRIIQVCRQLGRPVVVATQMLESMRFSPAPTRAEVTDVATAVSEGADCVMLSAESASGQYPRESVEMMAKIIRQVEAEPDYQAQLELNRPEPDATVSDAISCAIRRISRILPVAVLVNYTESGASTLRASRERPKAPILSLTPQLKSARRLTVAWGVHSVVNAQLAHVDEICSTALDIALAQRMARRGDTVVVTAGVPFGQPGSTNMLRIETIAPALEG, from the coding sequence ATGACTCCGGATAAAAAAGTAAAGATTCTGGCGACCCTGGGCCCGGCGATCAAAAGCCGTGACGACATCCGCGCCCTGGTGGAAGCCGGCGCCAACCTGTTCCGCCTGAACTTCAGCCACGGCGAGTACAGCGACCACGCCCAGCGTTTCGCCTGGGTCCGTGAAGTGGAAGCCGAGCTGGACTACCCCATCGGCATCCTCATGGACCTGCAGGGCCCGAAACTGCGTGTCGGCCGCTTCGCCAACGGCGCGGTGCAGTTGGAGAAGGGCCAGAGCTTCACCCTGGACCTCAGCGACGTACCGGGCGACGAGAAGCGCGTCAACCTGCCCCATCCGGAGATCATCCAGGCGCTGGAGCCGGGCATGAGCCTGCTGCTGGACGACGGCAAGATTCGTCTGCAGGTGGTCAACGCCCACGCCGACGCCATCGAGACCCGCGTAATGAACAGCGGCGAGCTGTCTGACCGCAAGGGCGTCAACGTGCCCGAAGCCGTGCTCAAGCTCAGCCCGCTGACCGCCAAGGACCGCCGTGACCTGGACTTCGGTCTGGAGCTGGGCGTGGACTGGGTCGCGCTGTCCTTCGTGCAGCGTCCCGAAGACATCGAGGAAGCCCGTGCGCTGATCGGCGACAAGGCCTTCCTCATGGCCAAGATCGAGAAGCCTTCGGCGGTGCAGTCCATCGAAGCCATCGCCCGCCTGTCCGACGCGATCATGGTCGCCCGTGGCGATCTCGGCGTGGAGATGCCGGCCGAGAGCGTACCGGGTATCCAGAAGCGCATCATCCAGGTCTGCCGCCAGCTCGGCCGTCCGGTGGTGGTGGCGACCCAGATGCTGGAGTCCATGCGCTTCTCCCCGGCGCCGACCCGCGCCGAGGTGACCGATGTGGCCACCGCCGTCAGCGAAGGCGCCGACTGCGTGATGCTCAGCGCCGAGAGTGCCTCGGGCCAGTACCCGCGTGAATCGGTGGAAATGATGGCGAAGATCATCCGCCAGGTAGAGGCCGAGCCGGACTACCAGGCCCAGCTCGAACTCAACCGCCCGGAACCGGACGCCACCGTCTCCGACGCCATCAGCTGCGCCATCCGCCGGATCAGCCGCATCCTGCCGGTAGCGGTGCTGGTGAACTACACCGAGTCCGGCGCCTCGACCCTGCGCGCCTCCCGCGAGCGTCCCAAAGCACCGATCCTGAGCCTGACGCCGCAGCTGAAGTCCGCCCGCCGCCTGACCGTGGCCTGGGGCGTGCACTCGGTGGTCAATGCGCAGCTCGCCCATGTCGACGAGATCTGCTCCACCGCCCTGGACATCGCCCTGGCCCAGCGCATGGCGCGCCGTGGCGACACCGTGGTGGTCACCGCCGGCGTGCCCTTCGGCCAGCCGGGCAGCACCAACATGCTGCGCATCGAGACGATCGCGCCGGCACTGGAAGGTTAA
- a CDS encoding HD domain-containing protein, which translates to MNARASFTHMEDGSAEDWAIIAKDFAQYAALLPDRILTHLRLLDGDFGGFPVDRLTHSLQTATLAHRDGRDEEYVVCALLHDIGDTLGSFNHADIAAAILKPFVSEENLWMIEKHAIFQGYYFFHHLGLDRHLREQFKDHPQYARTIEFCARYDAAAFDPDGEVLPLEFFEPMLRRVFAQPRRSIYQKPDGSMV; encoded by the coding sequence ATGAACGCACGCGCCAGCTTCACCCACATGGAAGACGGCAGCGCCGAAGACTGGGCGATCATCGCCAAGGACTTCGCCCAGTACGCCGCCCTGCTGCCCGACCGCATCCTCACCCACCTGCGCCTGCTCGACGGCGACTTCGGCGGCTTCCCGGTGGACCGCCTGACCCACTCGCTGCAGACCGCCACCCTGGCCCACCGCGACGGTCGCGACGAGGAGTACGTGGTCTGCGCCCTGCTCCACGACATCGGCGACACTCTGGGCTCGTTCAACCACGCCGACATTGCCGCGGCCATCCTCAAACCGTTCGTCAGCGAGGAGAACCTGTGGATGATCGAGAAGCACGCGATCTTCCAGGGTTACTACTTCTTCCATCACCTGGGCCTGGACCGGCACCTGCGCGAGCAGTTCAAGGACCACCCGCAGTACGCCCGGACCATCGAGTTCTGTGCCCGCTACGACGCCGCCGCCTTCGATCCGGACGGCGAAGTGCTGCCCCTGGAGTTCTTCGAACCCATGCTACGCCGGGTTTTCGCCCAGCCACGCCGCTCGATCTACCAGAAGCCCGACGGCAGCATGGTCTGA
- the dapF gene encoding diaminopimelate epimerase, which translates to MHFVKYQALGNDYLVHAGDAPLALTAAQIGRVCDRHFGIGSDGILLAQHTDSAFGLRILNPDGSEAEKSGNGLRIFSRYLWDCGLVADQPFDIVTAGGTVTSQVFDEGRTVEVSMGRAEFASAAIPVLIDAPEALGYPLEIDGEALKINAVSMGNPHCVVFVERTSRELACRLGPLLERHPLFPRRTNVQFVEWLGCNALRVEIWERGAGYTLSSGTSSCAAAAVARRLGLCEEHIDLHLAGGLLNIRVADDFRVTMRGAVQRVASIDLDPESFSDLS; encoded by the coding sequence ATGCACTTCGTGAAATACCAGGCTCTGGGCAACGACTACCTGGTCCATGCGGGCGACGCGCCGCTCGCCCTGACGGCGGCGCAGATCGGCCGCGTCTGTGACCGCCACTTCGGCATAGGCTCCGACGGCATCCTGCTGGCGCAGCACACCGACAGCGCCTTCGGCCTGCGCATTCTCAACCCGGACGGCTCCGAGGCGGAGAAGAGCGGCAACGGTCTGCGCATCTTCTCCCGCTACCTGTGGGACTGCGGGTTGGTCGCCGACCAGCCGTTCGACATCGTCACCGCCGGCGGCACCGTCACCAGCCAGGTGTTCGACGAAGGGCGCACCGTAGAGGTTTCCATGGGCCGCGCCGAGTTCGCCAGCGCGGCCATACCGGTGCTGATCGATGCGCCGGAGGCCCTGGGCTACCCGCTGGAAATCGATGGCGAAGCGCTGAAGATCAATGCGGTGTCCATGGGCAACCCGCATTGCGTGGTGTTCGTCGAGCGGACCAGCCGCGAACTGGCCTGCCGCCTCGGCCCGCTGCTGGAACGTCATCCGCTGTTCCCGCGACGCACCAACGTGCAGTTCGTCGAGTGGCTGGGCTGCAACGCCCTGCGCGTGGAAATCTGGGAGCGCGGCGCCGGCTACACCCTGTCCTCCGGCACCAGCAGCTGCGCGGCCGCCGCCGTGGCACGGCGCCTGGGCCTGTGCGAGGAGCACATCGACCTGCACCTGGCCGGCGGACTGCTGAATATCCGTGTCGCGGACGACTTCCGGGTGACCATGCGTGGCGCGGTGCAACGGGTCGCCAGTATCGACCTCGACCCGGAATCGTTCAGCGACCTCAGCTGA
- a CDS encoding glycerate kinase yields MSLDPRAFLRELFDTAIAAAHPAQVLAQHLPTDKGGRTIVIGAGKAAGAMAEVAEKHWNGQVQGLVVAPYGYGAECRSIEVVEASHPVPDDAGERVARRVLELISGLTENDRVIFLLSGGGSALLALPAEGISLDDKRSVNKALLKSGAAISEMNCVRKHLSAIKGGRLARACWPASVYTYAISDVPGDEATVIASGPTVGDPTTSADALAILKRYGIEVPANVRAWLEDPRSETVKPGDECLSRSHFTLIATPQHALDAVAAKAEAAGIPTLILGDLEGESREVAKVHAGIARQIRKHGQPMKAPCLILSGGETTVTVRGNGRGGRNAEFLLSLTADLKGEPNIWALAGDTDGIDGMESNAGALMSPCSYKRAAKAGLNPLHELDNNNGYGFFAELGDLVITKPTRTNVNDFRAILVLENDK; encoded by the coding sequence ATGAGCCTGGACCCACGCGCCTTCCTGCGCGAGCTGTTCGACACCGCCATCGCCGCCGCGCATCCGGCCCAGGTACTGGCGCAGCACCTGCCCACCGACAAGGGCGGCCGCACCATCGTCATCGGCGCCGGCAAAGCCGCCGGAGCCATGGCGGAAGTCGCCGAGAAACACTGGAACGGTCAGGTCCAGGGCCTGGTCGTGGCGCCCTACGGCTACGGCGCCGAGTGCCGCAGCATCGAAGTGGTGGAAGCCTCGCACCCGGTGCCGGACGACGCCGGTGAGCGCGTCGCGCGTCGCGTGCTGGAACTGATCAGCGGCCTGACCGAGAACGACCGGGTGATCTTCCTGCTCTCCGGTGGCGGCTCCGCCCTGCTCGCCCTGCCGGCCGAAGGCATCAGCCTCGACGACAAGCGCAGCGTGAACAAGGCGCTGCTGAAATCGGGCGCAGCGATCAGCGAAATGAACTGCGTGCGCAAGCACCTCTCCGCCATCAAGGGCGGCCGCCTGGCCCGCGCCTGCTGGCCGGCCAGCGTGTATACCTACGCGATTTCCGACGTGCCCGGCGACGAAGCCACAGTGATCGCCTCCGGCCCCACCGTGGGCGACCCGACCACCTCTGCCGACGCCCTGGCCATCCTCAAGCGCTATGGCATCGAAGTCCCGGCGAATGTACGTGCCTGGCTGGAAGACCCGCGCTCGGAAACCGTCAAACCCGGCGACGAGTGCCTGTCGCGCAGCCACTTCACGCTGATCGCCACGCCCCAGCATGCCCTCGACGCGGTGGCCGCCAAGGCCGAAGCCGCCGGCATCCCGACCTTGATCCTGGGCGACCTGGAAGGCGAATCCCGCGAGGTGGCCAAGGTCCACGCCGGTATCGCCCGGCAGATCCGCAAGCATGGTCAGCCCATGAAGGCGCCCTGCCTGATCCTCTCCGGTGGCGAGACCACCGTGACCGTACGCGGCAACGGCCGTGGCGGACGCAACGCAGAATTCCTCCTCAGCCTCACCGCCGACCTCAAGGGTGAACCGAACATCTGGGCCCTGGCGGGGGACACCGACGGCATCGACGGCATGGAAAGCAACGCCGGTGCCCTGATGAGTCCGTGCAGCTACAAGCGCGCCGCCAAGGCCGGCCTCAACCCGCTGCACGAGCTCGACAACAACAACGGCTACGGCTTCTTCGCCGAACTGGGCGACCTGGTGATCACCAAGCCGACCCGTACCAACGTCAACGACTTCCGCGCCATCCTGGTCCTCGAGAACGACAAATGA
- a CDS encoding sulfate ABC transporter substrate-binding protein yields the protein MKRLFSASLLAAGLALASAAQAAQPLLNVSYDVMRDFYKDYNAAFQKHWQAEKGQNIVIQMSHGGSSKQARAVIDGLPADVITMNQATDIDALADNGGLVPRDWAARLPNNSAPFTSATVFIVRKGNPKGLKDWPDLLKDGVQVVVPNPKTSGNGRYTYLSAWGYTLKNGGDEAKAKEFVGQLFKHVPVLDTGGRAATTTFMQNQIGDVLVTFENEAEMIAREFGRGGFEVVYPSVSAEAEPPVAVVDKVVDKKGTRAEAEAYLKYLWSDEGQTIAANNYLRPRNPEILAKFSDRFPKVDFFSVEKTFGDWRTVQKTHFVDGGVFDQIYTPN from the coding sequence GTGAAACGACTGTTCAGCGCCTCGCTGCTGGCCGCGGGCCTCGCCCTGGCCTCCGCGGCCCAGGCCGCCCAGCCCCTGCTCAACGTCTCGTACGACGTGATGCGCGACTTCTACAAGGACTATAACGCCGCCTTCCAGAAGCACTGGCAGGCCGAGAAAGGCCAGAACATCGTCATCCAGATGTCCCACGGCGGTTCCAGCAAGCAGGCCCGCGCGGTGATCGACGGTCTGCCGGCCGACGTCATCACCATGAACCAGGCCACCGACATCGACGCCCTGGCCGACAACGGCGGCCTGGTGCCCAGGGACTGGGCCGCGCGCCTGCCCAACAACAGCGCGCCATTCACCTCCGCCACCGTGTTCATCGTGCGCAAGGGCAACCCGAAGGGCCTGAAGGACTGGCCGGATCTGCTCAAGGATGGCGTGCAGGTCGTGGTGCCGAACCCCAAGACCTCGGGCAACGGCCGCTACACCTATCTCTCCGCCTGGGGCTACACCCTGAAGAACGGTGGCGATGAAGCCAAGGCCAAGGAATTCGTCGGCCAGCTGTTCAAGCACGTGCCGGTGCTGGATACCGGCGGCCGCGCGGCGACCACCACCTTCATGCAGAACCAGATCGGCGACGTACTGGTGACCTTCGAGAACGAAGCCGAGATGATTGCCCGCGAGTTCGGCCGTGGCGGCTTCGAAGTGGTCTACCCGAGCGTCTCCGCCGAAGCCGAGCCGCCGGTGGCCGTGGTCGACAAGGTGGTCGACAAGAAAGGTACCCGCGCCGAGGCCGAGGCCTACCTGAAGTACCTGTGGTCCGACGAAGGCCAGACCATCGCCGCGAACAACTACCTGCGCCCGCGCAACCCGGAAATCCTCGCCAAGTTCTCCGACCGCTTCCCGAAAGTGGACTTCTTCTCCGTGGAGAAGACCTTCGGCGACTGGCGCACCGTGCAGAAGACCCACTTCGTCGACGGTGGCGTGTTCGACCAGATCTACACCCCGAACTGA
- a CDS encoding LuxR family transcriptional regulator, whose translation MHSLFREVGMHANLGRTVEQIGQPRFWKQLVLLLHQWLPFDNALAMFYPANGTPVALEEYDAEPTAGPAAMAIYLDGLYQLDPFYQACREGVPNGLYRLEEISPDQFRQSEYFLSYFHDNVLEDEVQFILQLPGQGALSLSLGMRRLYDAEQTGLLAMLCPWVLALMQQHWQQRSQRLLPATSDGVATQVRDALSHFGAGVLSERELEIARLILRGYSSKAMAERLAISPETVKVHRRHLYNKLDISSQPELFSLFLQSLGHDPENP comes from the coding sequence ATGCACAGCCTGTTCCGCGAGGTCGGCATGCACGCCAACCTCGGCCGCACCGTCGAGCAGATCGGCCAGCCGCGCTTCTGGAAGCAACTGGTCCTACTGCTGCACCAATGGCTGCCGTTCGATAACGCCCTGGCGATGTTCTACCCCGCCAACGGCACGCCGGTGGCGCTGGAGGAGTACGACGCCGAGCCCACGGCCGGGCCCGCGGCGATGGCCATCTACCTCGACGGCCTGTACCAGCTCGACCCCTTCTATCAGGCCTGCCGCGAGGGCGTGCCCAATGGGTTGTACCGGCTCGAGGAAATCTCCCCGGACCAGTTCCGTCAGAGCGAATACTTCCTCAGCTACTTCCACGACAACGTGCTGGAGGATGAGGTGCAGTTCATCCTGCAACTGCCCGGCCAGGGCGCGCTGTCGCTGTCACTGGGCATGCGCCGGCTGTACGACGCCGAACAGACCGGCCTGCTGGCGATGCTCTGCCCCTGGGTACTGGCGCTGATGCAGCAGCACTGGCAACAGCGCAGCCAACGCCTGCTGCCGGCCACCAGCGACGGCGTGGCGACCCAGGTCCGCGACGCGCTGAGCCACTTCGGCGCCGGCGTGCTCTCCGAACGCGAGCTGGAGATCGCCCGGCTGATCCTGCGGGGTTACTCCTCCAAGGCGATGGCCGAGCGCCTGGCGATCTCCCCGGAGACCGTCAAGGTCCATCGCCGCCACCTGTACAACAAGCTCGACATCTCCTCCCAGCCGGAGCTGTTCTCGCTGTTCCTGCAGTCACTGGGACACGATCCGGAGAACCCCTGA
- the sstT gene encoding serine/threonine transporter SstT yields the protein MTLPAPTFLQRLKRTSLVMRIFIGMLLGIALALVWPDAARAVSLLGNLFISALKAVAPVLVLVLVMSSIANHKQGQRTHIRPILLLYLLGTFAAALVAVAASFAFPSTLVLKAAAAADSTPPGGIGEVLNTLLFSIATNPVKALLEANFIGILGWAVGLGIALRYARQTTRDLVDDLANGVTLIVRVVIAFAPLGIFGLVASTLAESGFDALLGYLRLLTVLLGCMVFVALVVNPLIVFVKLRRNPYPLVFTCLRESGVTAFFTRSSAANIPVNLQLCERLGLHEDTYSVSIPLGATINMAGAAITISVLSLAAANTLGIVVDLPSALLLCVVASLCACGASGVAGGSLLLIPLACGLFGISSEVAMQVVAVGFVISILQDSAETALNSSTDVLFTAAACLAEGDTDSAEAGERA from the coding sequence ATGACTCTTCCAGCCCCCACCTTCCTGCAGCGACTCAAGCGCACCAGCCTGGTCATGCGGATTTTCATCGGCATGCTCCTGGGCATCGCCCTGGCCCTGGTCTGGCCCGATGCGGCACGCGCGGTCAGCCTGCTCGGCAACCTGTTCATTTCCGCCCTGAAGGCCGTCGCGCCGGTACTCGTCCTGGTATTGGTGATGTCCTCCATCGCCAACCACAAGCAGGGCCAGCGCACCCATATCCGGCCGATCCTGCTGCTGTACCTCCTGGGGACCTTCGCCGCCGCCCTGGTGGCGGTGGCCGCCAGCTTCGCCTTCCCCTCCACCCTGGTTCTCAAGGCTGCGGCAGCAGCGGACTCCACACCGCCCGGCGGCATTGGCGAGGTGCTCAACACCCTGCTGTTCAGCATCGCCACCAACCCGGTGAAAGCCCTGCTGGAAGCCAACTTCATCGGCATCCTCGGCTGGGCAGTCGGCCTGGGCATCGCCCTGCGCTATGCGCGCCAGACCACCCGCGATCTGGTGGATGACCTGGCCAACGGCGTAACGCTGATCGTGCGCGTCGTCATCGCCTTCGCCCCCCTGGGCATCTTCGGCCTGGTCGCCAGCACCCTGGCCGAATCCGGATTCGACGCCTTGCTGGGCTACCTGCGCCTGCTCACCGTTCTGCTGGGCTGCATGGTGTTCGTCGCGCTGGTGGTCAACCCGCTGATCGTCTTCGTCAAGCTGCGCCGAAACCCATACCCGCTGGTATTCACCTGCCTGCGCGAAAGCGGCGTCACCGCGTTCTTCACTCGCAGTTCGGCTGCCAACATCCCGGTCAACCTGCAGTTGTGCGAACGCCTGGGCCTGCATGAGGACACCTACTCGGTCTCCATTCCGCTGGGCGCCACCATCAACATGGCCGGTGCCGCCATTACCATCAGCGTGCTCAGCCTGGCGGCGGCCAATACCCTGGGCATCGTCGTCGACCTGCCCAGCGCCCTGCTGCTCTGCGTGGTGGCCTCGCTCTGCGCCTGTGGCGCTTCCGGCGTGGCCGGCGGCTCGCTGCTGCTGATCCCGCTGGCCTGCGGCCTGTTCGGCATCTCCAGCGAAGTCGCCATGCAAGTGGTGGCCGTCGGCTTCGTCATCAGCATCCTCCAGGACTCGGCGGAAACCGCGCTGAACTCCTCCACCGACGTGCTGTTCACCGCCGCGGCCTGCCTGGCCGAGGGCGACACCGACAGCGCCGAGGCCGGCGAACGCGCCTGA
- a CDS encoding P1 family peptidase has product MRARQLGITLGLGTPGPFNAITDVPGIRVGHSTLIGERDGRAVRTGVTVVQPRDGAARRQPCFAGCHVLNGNGDATGLEWIREAGLLTTPIAITNTHSVGAVRDALIAAEHAELADPSIYWCMPVVMETFDGLLNDIWGQHVGPDQVREALAAAESGPVREGPVGGGTGMICHEFKGGIGTSSRRLPAEQGGWTVGALVQANHGQRRELRVDGYPVGRHLADLPSPFAEQGTPGMGSIVVILATDAPLLPHQCQRLAQRASLGIARTGGGTDDSSGDIFLAFATGNRDLPPADYGRKELPFATALEMVNNDHISPLFAAAAEAVEEAIINALLAGCDMRTDDGVLVPALSGERLLAALREAGWRG; this is encoded by the coding sequence ATGCGCGCTCGTCAACTCGGCATCACCCTGGGCCTGGGCACCCCCGGCCCGTTCAATGCCATCACCGATGTCCCCGGCATTCGGGTCGGCCACAGCACCCTGATCGGCGAGCGCGACGGCCGCGCCGTGCGCACCGGGGTCACGGTGGTCCAACCGCGCGACGGCGCGGCACGGCGGCAACCCTGTTTCGCCGGCTGCCATGTGCTCAACGGCAACGGCGACGCCACCGGCCTGGAATGGATTCGCGAGGCGGGGCTGCTGACCACGCCGATCGCCATCACCAACACCCACAGCGTGGGCGCGGTGCGCGACGCGCTGATCGCCGCCGAGCATGCCGAACTGGCGGACCCGTCCATCTACTGGTGCATGCCGGTGGTGATGGAGACCTTCGACGGCCTGCTGAACGACATCTGGGGGCAGCATGTCGGTCCGGACCAGGTGCGTGAGGCCCTGGCCGCCGCCGAGTCCGGCCCGGTGCGGGAAGGCCCTGTGGGCGGTGGTACGGGGATGATCTGCCATGAGTTCAAGGGCGGCATCGGCACCTCCTCGCGTCGGCTGCCGGCGGAGCAGGGCGGCTGGACCGTCGGCGCGCTGGTGCAGGCCAACCACGGCCAGCGTCGCGAGCTGCGGGTGGATGGCTACCCGGTCGGCCGCCACTTGGCTGACCTGCCTTCGCCCTTCGCCGAACAGGGCACGCCGGGGATGGGCTCCATCGTGGTGATCCTTGCCACCGATGCGCCGCTGCTGCCGCACCAGTGCCAGCGCCTGGCCCAGCGCGCCTCGCTGGGCATCGCCCGCACGGGTGGCGGTACGGATGATTCCAGTGGCGATATCTTCCTCGCCTTCGCCACCGGCAACCGCGACCTGCCGCCGGCGGATTACGGGCGCAAGGAGCTGCCCTTCGCTACGGCGCTGGAGATGGTCAACAACGACCACATCTCGCCGCTGTTCGCCGCCGCCGCCGAAGCGGTGGAGGAGGCCATCATCAATGCGCTGCTGGCCGGGTGCGACATGCGTACCGACGACGGCGTGCTGGTGCCGGCGTTGAGCGGCGAGCGGTTGCTGGCGGCCTTGCGCGAAGCCGGCTGGCGCGGCTGA
- a CDS encoding urea transporter — MPLNQLLRTRLVGFGQIYLQADARFGLILLLTIAWSAPQLLPGALLGALLGPLTARFVREPQADIDAGLHDYNPILIGLLLPFQFQWSLGLVMLTVAAILTSVAVQAVLLRQSRRRLGLPAYTSAFVLLGWISVALGNAIGLAPADGLACLSCGTLNPLLDSTALGFGEVIFLGEPLAGLTIALGLLLADRRAAFWALAGAAGALAIAPLFGLPAASAEAGLLGLNGALAGIALSLRYRSALAPLCGILLAVLLQPCFALIGLPAFTAPFIFACWLVILGQRLLSTLLRNLHSERAGPRV, encoded by the coding sequence ATGCCCCTCAATCAGTTGCTCCGCACCCGCCTGGTCGGCTTCGGCCAGATCTACCTGCAGGCCGACGCCCGCTTCGGCCTGATCCTGCTGCTGACCATCGCCTGGTCCGCGCCGCAGCTGCTGCCCGGCGCGTTGCTGGGCGCCCTGCTCGGCCCGCTCACCGCGCGCTTCGTCCGCGAGCCGCAGGCGGATATCGACGCCGGCCTGCACGACTACAACCCGATCCTCATCGGCCTGCTGCTGCCCTTCCAGTTCCAGTGGTCGCTGGGCCTGGTGATGCTGACTGTCGCCGCCATCCTCACCAGCGTCGCGGTACAGGCCGTACTGCTGCGCCAGTCGCGCCGGCGCCTGGGCCTGCCGGCCTACACCTCGGCCTTCGTGCTGCTGGGCTGGATCTCGGTGGCGCTCGGCAATGCGATCGGCTTGGCCCCGGCGGACGGTCTCGCCTGCCTGTCCTGCGGCACGTTGAACCCGCTGCTGGACTCGACGGCGCTGGGCTTTGGCGAAGTGATCTTCCTCGGCGAGCCGCTGGCCGGCCTGACCATCGCCCTTGGCCTGCTGCTGGCCGATCGCCGTGCCGCCTTCTGGGCCCTGGCCGGCGCCGCCGGCGCGCTGGCCATCGCGCCCTTGTTCGGGCTGCCGGCCGCCTCGGCAGAAGCCGGCCTGCTCGGGCTGAACGGCGCCCTGGCCGGCATCGCCCTGTCGCTGCGCTACCGCAGCGCGCTGGCGCCGCTGTGCGGCATCCTGCTCGCCGTCCTGCTGCAGCCGTGCTTTGCGCTGATCGGCCTGCCGGCATTCACGGCGCCGTTCATCTTCGCCTGCTGGCTGGTGATCCTGGGCCAGCGCCTGCTGTCGACGCTGCTGCGCAACCTGCATTCGGAACGCGCCGGTCCCCGTGTATAG